A single region of the Panthera tigris isolate Pti1 chromosome B1, P.tigris_Pti1_mat1.1, whole genome shotgun sequence genome encodes:
- the LZTS1 gene encoding leucine zipper putative tumor suppressor 1, with translation MGSVSSLISGHSFHGKHCRASRYKLGKSSHLKKLNRYSDGLLRFGFSQDSGHGKSSSKMGKSEDFFYIKVSQKARGSHHPDYTALSSGDIGGQAGVDFGPSTPPKLMPFSSQLEMGSEKGAVRPTAFKPVLPRSGAILHSSPESASHQLHPAPPDKPKEQDPKPSLCSGALSDSGRNSMSSLPTHSTSSSYQLDPLVTPVGPTSRFGGSAHNITQGIILQDSNMMSLKALSFSDGGSKLAHPSKADKASSCIRSPISTDECSIQELEQKLLEREGALQKLQRSLEDKELASSQAYEERQWRCKEELDGLEQKCSGKLKQASQKSQRTQQMLHLQVLQLQQEKRQLRQELESLMKEQDLLETKLKSYEKEKTSFAPALEETQWEVCQKSGEISLLKQQLKESQTEINTKASEILSLKAQLKDTRGKLEGMELKTQDLESALRTKGLELEVCENELQRKKNESELLREKVNLLEQELLELRAQAALQREAVSLGPGLGPGPGTTFSEDIPALQRELERLRAELKEERQGHDQMSSGFQHERLVWKEEKEKVIQYQKQLQQSYLAMYQRNQRLEKALQQLAHGDGAGEAFEIDLEGADIPYEDIIATEI, from the exons ATGGGTAGTGTCAGTAGCCTCATTTCTGGCCACAGCTTCCATGGCAAGCACTGCCGAGCTTCACGGTACAAGCTGGGCAAGTCCTCCCATCTCAAGAAACTCAATCGATATTCAGATGGGCTTCTGAGATTTGGCTTCTCCCAGGACTCAGGCCATGGCAAGTCCAGCTCCAAAATGGGAAAGAGTGAAGACTTCTTCTACATCAAGGTCAGCCAGAAAGCCCGGGGCTCCCACCACCCAGATTACACTGCACTGTCTAGTGGGGACATAGGCGGCCAGGCTGGGGTGGACTTTGGCCCGTCCACCCCACCCAAGCTTATGCCCTTCTCCAGTCAGCTAGAAATG GGGTCAGAGAAAGGTGCAGTGAGGCCCACAGCATTCAAGCCTGTGCTGCCACGGTCAGGAGCTATCCTCCACTCATCCCCTGAGAGCGCCAGCCACCAGCTGCACCCTGCCCCTCCAGACAAGCCCAAGGAACAGGATCCAAAGCCCAGCCTGTGCTCTGGGGCACTGTCTGACTCTGGCCGGAACTCCATGTCTAGCCTGCCCACGCACAGCACCAGCAGCAGCTACCAGTTGGATCCACTGGTTACACCAGTGGGGCCCACCAGCCGTTTTGGGGGCTCAGCCCACAATATCACCCAGGGCATCATCCTCCAGGACAGCAACATGATGAGTCTGAAGGCTCTGTCTTTCTCCGATGGGGGCAGCAAGCTGGCCCACCCAAGCAAGGCAGACAAGGCTTCCTCATGCATCCGCTCCCCCATCTCCACAGATGAGTGCAGCATCCAGGAGCTTGAGCAGAAGctgctggagagggagggagcactcCAGAAGCTGCAGCGTAGCCTTGAGGACAAGGAGCTGGCCTCCAGTCAGGCTTATGAAGAACGGCAGTGGCGCTGCAAGGAGGAGCTGGATGGCCTGGAGCAGAAGTGCAGTGGCAAGTTGAAGCAAGCCTCACAGAAGAGCCAGCGCACACAGCAGATGCTGCACCTCCAGGTGCTCCAGCTCCAGCAGGAGAAGAGGCAGCTCCGGCAGGAGCTTGAGAGCCTCATGAAGGAACAGGACCTGCTGGAGACCAAGCTCAAGTCCTATGAGAAGGAGAAGACCAGCTTTGCCCCTGCACTGGAAGAGACTCAGTGGGAG GTGTGCCAGAAGTCGGGTGAAATCTCTCTTCTGAAGCAGCAGCTGAAGGAGTCCCAGACAGAAATCAACACCAAGGCTAGTGAGATCCTTAGTCTGAAGGCACAGCTGAAGGACACACGGGGCAAACTGGAGGGCATGGAGCTGAAGACTCAGGATTTAGAGAGTGCTCTGCGCACCAAGGGCCTGGAGCTTGAGGTCTGTGAGAATGAGCTTCAGCGCAAGAAAAATGAGTCCGAGCTTCTCCGAGAGAAGGTGAACCTGCTGGAGCAGGAACTGCTGGAGCTGCGGGCCCAGGCTGCCTTGCAGCGGGAAGCTGTGTCTCTGGGGCCAGGGCTAGGGCCAGGGCCTGGGACTACCTTCTCTGAGGACATCCCCGCCCTGCAGCGGGAGTTGGAGCGGCTGCGTGCAGAGCTCAAGGAGGAGCGGCAAGGCCACGACCAGATGTCCTCAGGCTTCCAGCATGAGCGGCTGGtgtggaaggaggagaaggagaaggtgatCCAGTACCAGAAGCAGCTACAGCAGAGCTACCTGGCCATGTACCAGCGGAATCAGCGCCTGGAGAAGGCCCTGCAGCAGCTGGCCCATGGGGACGGTGCAGGGGAGGCCTTTGAAATTGACCTTGAAGGGGCCGACATCCCCTACGAGGATATCATAGCCACTGAGATCTGA